The following are encoded in a window of Arthrobacter antioxidans genomic DNA:
- a CDS encoding UDP-glucose dehydrogenase family protein, with amino-acid sequence MSFSPENHGPAPRVTVIGTGYLGATHAVCMAIMGFDVLGVDVDQRKIDMLTAGTVPFFEPGLPEKLEEALASGRLRFSTDFDEAAAFGDVHFVCVGTPQAADSAAADLRYVESAFTALATRIDRKALLVGKSTVPIGTAARITEMVQSISPLGADLELAWNPEFLREGFAVQDTLYPDRLVFGVESAWAEQQLRRVFKPVLDLDTPVIVADLATSELVKVAANSFLATKISFINAMAEICEATGADVNHLAKALSLDDRIGGRFLKPGLGFGGGCLPKDIRAFKYRAEELGVGQAVSFLGEVDSINNRRRVRTVDLIRELAGGSLDGVRVAALGAAFKPNSDDVRDAPALDVARLLYLEGAIVSVYDPEANANAHRRYPDLNYVGSMAEAVDQADVVALLTEWSEFRNADPDALGALVNHRRIVDGRHALDANDYTSKGWQYRALGRPAQAGTVALASDVRDETPTLVG; translated from the coding sequence ATGAGCTTTTCCCCCGAGAACCACGGGCCCGCACCGCGGGTGACCGTCATCGGCACCGGCTACCTGGGCGCAACCCACGCCGTGTGCATGGCCATCATGGGCTTCGACGTCCTGGGCGTCGACGTGGACCAGCGCAAGATCGACATGCTGACCGCCGGCACGGTGCCCTTCTTCGAGCCGGGCCTGCCCGAGAAGCTCGAGGAGGCCCTCGCCTCCGGCCGCCTGCGCTTCAGCACGGACTTCGACGAGGCCGCGGCCTTCGGCGACGTGCACTTCGTCTGCGTCGGCACGCCCCAGGCCGCGGACTCCGCGGCGGCGGACCTGCGCTACGTGGAGTCCGCGTTCACGGCCCTGGCCACGCGGATCGACCGCAAGGCCCTGCTGGTCGGGAAGTCGACCGTCCCGATCGGCACCGCCGCGCGCATCACGGAGATGGTGCAGTCCATCTCCCCGCTCGGTGCGGACCTGGAACTCGCGTGGAACCCCGAGTTCCTCCGCGAAGGATTCGCCGTGCAGGACACCCTGTACCCCGACCGCCTCGTCTTCGGCGTCGAATCAGCCTGGGCCGAGCAGCAGCTCCGCAGGGTCTTCAAGCCGGTCCTCGACCTCGACACCCCGGTGATCGTCGCCGACCTCGCGACCTCCGAACTGGTGAAGGTCGCCGCGAACTCCTTCCTCGCCACCAAGATCTCGTTCATCAACGCCATGGCGGAGATCTGCGAGGCCACGGGCGCCGACGTCAACCACCTCGCGAAGGCGCTCAGCCTCGACGACCGCATCGGCGGCCGGTTCCTCAAGCCGGGCCTCGGCTTCGGCGGCGGCTGCCTCCCCAAGGACATCCGGGCCTTCAAGTACCGCGCCGAGGAGCTCGGCGTCGGGCAGGCCGTGAGCTTCCTCGGCGAGGTGGACTCGATCAACAACCGCCGCCGCGTGCGCACCGTCGATCTCATCCGCGAGCTGGCCGGCGGCAGCCTCGACGGCGTCCGGGTCGCCGCGCTGGGTGCCGCGTTCAAGCCCAACTCCGACGACGTCCGTGACGCCCCGGCGCTCGACGTGGCCCGCCTGCTGTACCTCGAGGGCGCGATCGTCAGCGTGTACGACCCCGAGGCGAACGCGAACGCCCACCGCCGCTATCCCGACCTCAACTACGTGGGATCCATGGCGGAGGCCGTGGACCAGGCCGACGTCGTCGCCCTCCTCACGGAGTGGTCCGAGTTCCGGAACGCGGACCCGGACGCGCTCGGCGCCCTCGTGAACCACCGCCGCATCGTGGACGGGCGCCACGCCCTGGACGCGAACGACTACACGTCGAAGGGCTGGCAGTACCGTGCGCTCGGGCGTCCCGCCCAGGCCGGCACGGTCGCGCTGGCCTCCGACGTCCGCGACGAGACGCCGACGCTCGTCGGCTAG
- a CDS encoding right-handed parallel beta-helix repeat-containing protein — translation MIPCISLTAHRRAAVAVVAVVSVSLAVSPASVASPTPVSSPTVHADGQALAGTVQGDGSFTASVDAPAGSKVKWKVDGTYLGQDTIAPYAWPVTVGAGTHKLNVRWETPAGRQESTVYFSVGAQPPAAPAPAAPTPAPAPAPISTPTSKPVPIPAHVLQVSTAAGLRTALAEARPGQVIELQDGRYIGSFKASASGTAASPITLRGSRKAVLSSGSTSSGYGLHVTGSHWRITGVSVASSAKGIVLDGSTNTIIDGVDVGTIGAEAVHFRSGSSDGAIRNSFIHDTGLKQPKYGEGIYLGSAKSNWTRGVADRSDRIEVRNNRITNTSAEGVDVKEGTTGGVIIGNTFTNAGGSGANFADSWVDVKGNGYRIEGNTGFGTKLDAFQVHAVLAGWGVGNIFAGNTVQGGVPGYEVWVQSATLGTVVACKPSGAARGLSNIACR, via the coding sequence ATGATCCCCTGCATCAGCCTGACCGCCCACCGCCGGGCGGCGGTCGCCGTCGTCGCCGTCGTCTCCGTCTCGCTCGCCGTCTCCCCCGCCTCGGTCGCCTCCCCCACCCCGGTGTCGTCCCCCACCGTCCATGCCGACGGGCAGGCACTCGCCGGCACCGTCCAGGGCGACGGTTCCTTCACCGCCTCCGTGGACGCGCCGGCCGGGTCGAAGGTGAAGTGGAAGGTCGACGGCACCTATCTCGGTCAGGACACCATCGCGCCCTACGCGTGGCCGGTGACCGTCGGTGCCGGGACGCATAAGCTCAATGTCCGGTGGGAGACGCCCGCCGGACGACAGGAGAGCACCGTGTACTTCTCCGTCGGCGCCCAGCCCCCCGCCGCACCCGCACCCGCCGCCCCCACACCGGCGCCCGCACCGGCACCGATTTCCACGCCGACATCCAAGCCCGTCCCCATACCCGCGCACGTCCTCCAGGTGTCCACGGCGGCCGGGCTCAGGACCGCCCTCGCGGAGGCACGGCCCGGGCAGGTCATCGAGCTGCAGGACGGCCGCTACATCGGGTCCTTCAAGGCGTCGGCCTCGGGTACGGCGGCGTCCCCGATCACCCTCCGCGGCTCCCGCAAGGCGGTGCTGTCCAGCGGGTCGACGTCCTCCGGCTACGGACTGCACGTCACCGGCTCGCACTGGCGCATCACGGGTGTCTCCGTGGCATCCTCGGCCAAGGGGATCGTGCTGGACGGGTCCACGAACACGATCATCGACGGCGTGGACGTGGGCACCATCGGCGCCGAGGCGGTGCACTTCCGGTCCGGGAGCTCCGACGGCGCCATCCGCAACTCCTTCATCCACGACACCGGCCTCAAGCAGCCCAAGTACGGCGAAGGCATCTACCTGGGCAGCGCGAAGAGCAACTGGACCAGGGGTGTGGCCGATCGCTCCGACCGCATCGAGGTGCGGAACAACCGCATCACGAACACGTCCGCGGAGGGTGTCGACGTGAAGGAGGGCACCACGGGCGGTGTGATCATCGGCAACACCTTCACCAATGCGGGCGGCTCAGGCGCCAACTTCGCGGACTCCTGGGTGGACGTCAAGGGCAACGGCTACCGGATCGAGGGCAACACGGGCTTCGGGACGAAGCTGGACGCCTTCCAGGTGCACGCGGTCCTCGCCGGGTGGGGCGTGGGCAACATCTTCGCGGGCAACACCGTGCAGGGCGGGGTCCCCGGATACGAGGTCTGGGTGCAGTCGGCCACCCTCGGGACGGTCGTCGCCTGCAAGCCCAGCGGGGCCGCCCGCGGACTGAGCAACATCGCCTGCCGCTAG
- a CDS encoding glycosyltransferase produces the protein MPPLPLAATSGTPVDVGPAGLGSQWSAWTAGLDQADLSAFWAEVSPYFPVAVAGTIVWALWLYRFILSHRAQPIVTDHRTTTSVVVPSFHEDPEILMSALESWRAQGPDEIIIVLDVKDLDAYARIEALNDPTIKPILFHHVGKRSALGVGIRLAQYEVLVLTDSDTWWQPELLRNVQMPFIDPLVGAVGTHQTVYMRETSVWRRVADWLVNLRYLDYVPAMGAAGAVPCISGRTAVYRRSAVLPVLEHLENEYFLGKRCISGDDGRLTWLVLASGYKTVHQSTARALSMFPASFSAFVKQRVRWSRNSYRCYLTAIGTGWLWRTPFITKVTVLQILLTPVTMGLTMFYLIFNRLDFTALGIAAALCWLLLGRGIRGVSHLRRHPRDILILPVLAFAVILVALPIKLYAFATMNKQGWLTRHADQIGGDGQDAVSLESRTDAAPATSDTRQAVA, from the coding sequence TGCCGCCACCTCCGGCACGCCCGTCGACGTCGGCCCGGCCGGCCTCGGCTCCCAGTGGTCCGCCTGGACCGCCGGCCTCGACCAGGCGGATCTCAGCGCCTTCTGGGCGGAGGTCTCGCCGTACTTCCCCGTGGCCGTCGCGGGCACGATCGTCTGGGCCCTGTGGCTGTACCGGTTCATCCTGTCGCACCGGGCGCAGCCGATCGTCACCGACCATCGCACCACCACGTCCGTGGTGGTCCCGTCCTTCCACGAGGATCCGGAGATCCTGATGAGCGCGCTCGAGTCCTGGCGCGCCCAGGGTCCGGACGAGATCATCATCGTCCTCGACGTCAAGGACCTCGACGCCTACGCCCGGATCGAGGCCCTCAACGACCCGACGATCAAACCGATCCTCTTCCACCACGTGGGCAAGCGGTCCGCGCTCGGCGTCGGGATCCGCCTCGCGCAGTACGAGGTCCTGGTCCTCACGGACTCGGACACCTGGTGGCAGCCCGAGCTGCTGCGCAACGTCCAGATGCCCTTCATCGATCCGCTCGTCGGCGCGGTGGGGACACACCAGACCGTCTACATGCGGGAGACGAGCGTCTGGCGGCGCGTCGCCGACTGGCTCGTCAACCTGCGGTACCTCGACTACGTCCCGGCGATGGGTGCCGCCGGCGCCGTGCCGTGCATCTCCGGCAGGACCGCGGTCTACCGCCGGTCCGCCGTCCTGCCCGTCCTCGAGCACCTCGAGAACGAGTACTTCCTCGGCAAGCGCTGCATCTCCGGTGACGACGGCCGCCTGACCTGGCTCGTCCTGGCCTCCGGCTACAAGACCGTCCACCAGTCCACGGCCCGCGCCCTGTCCATGTTCCCCGCGAGCTTCAGCGCCTTCGTCAAGCAGCGCGTGCGGTGGAGCCGCAACTCCTACCGCTGCTACCTCACGGCCATCGGTACCGGCTGGCTCTGGCGCACGCCCTTCATCACGAAGGTCACCGTGCTGCAGATCCTGCTCACCCCCGTGACCATGGGCCTGACCATGTTCTACCTCATCTTCAACCGGCTGGACTTCACCGCGCTCGGCATCGCCGCGGCACTGTGCTGGCTGCTCCTCGGCCGTGGCATCCGCGGGGTCTCCCACCTGCGCCGCCACCCGCGGGACATCCTCATCCTGCCGGTGCTCGCCTTCGCGGTGATCCTCGTGGCACTGCCCATCAAGCTGTACGCCTTCGCGACCATGAACAAGCAGGGCTGGCTGACCCGGCACGCGGACCAGATCGGCGGCGACGGCCAGGACGCCGTGAGCCTCGAGTCCAGGACCGACGCCGCTCCGGCGACGTCCGACACCCGGCAGGCCGTCGCATGA
- a CDS encoding right-handed parallel beta-helix repeat-containing protein, with translation MSGRKPILLGLLALVVIALVGAGFLAAGKVWDTSEADAVGRNEIAANGNVQGELYTGDPRSEARIVKSEEERLVYVRTIASAARWRVDGLEGPYRLTTGATNTLVLPARTEPYTTADLLALAPDTFTQQSPSTFLLTENIVVLPGATLSLSGDDGVTVRMRSDEDAFVSIVALGGSLAMAGTEQADVTVTSWDGTGADTDTSDGRAYVRAIGGHASFSYATVSSLGFWSGNTGGLALTGTDTPGTFQDAPAAADPVAPAGARLLPEADLQSLADQTELDYSVVTAGIDHLTVEDNAYGLFITNARDIAIRDTAITGSLVDGLVLHRSVTDATITGTTSSDNAVDGIAVGRSSARVELQDVTASGNGRNGLSLDGQPLADGPNAVGTAVVTYGSNRVVRSTVADNGRYGIELSGGDNLRVTGNTIRGNEVGIVVNYAAEGVSIIDNEIRDQRQQGIAVRDAGAHADIRGNTVSGTDTGVYVRDASAVVTGNTLSAISSHGVTLVGSVPDTRVTGNDVSGDGTIAIWDETSTGALVEENDVLDWHPAATVQSVVNSVFQPLTFIWLLLGALLVATAFTRKRHLRVRTISNPYEERVPLTALSRGIVRIDDVRNAR, from the coding sequence ATGAGCGGCCGGAAACCGATCCTCCTCGGTCTCCTCGCGCTCGTGGTCATCGCCCTCGTGGGTGCCGGCTTCCTGGCCGCGGGGAAGGTCTGGGACACCTCCGAGGCGGACGCCGTCGGACGCAACGAGATCGCCGCCAACGGCAACGTCCAGGGCGAGCTGTACACGGGGGACCCCCGCAGCGAGGCCCGCATCGTGAAGAGCGAGGAGGAACGCCTCGTCTACGTGCGGACCATCGCCTCCGCCGCCCGGTGGCGCGTCGACGGGCTCGAAGGCCCGTACCGTCTCACCACGGGGGCCACGAACACGCTCGTCCTCCCGGCCCGCACCGAGCCGTACACGACGGCCGACCTCCTCGCGCTCGCCCCGGACACCTTCACGCAGCAGTCGCCGTCCACGTTCCTGCTGACCGAGAACATCGTGGTCCTGCCCGGCGCCACCCTCTCCCTCAGCGGGGACGACGGCGTGACCGTGCGCATGCGCAGCGACGAGGACGCCTTCGTCTCGATCGTCGCCCTCGGGGGCTCGCTCGCCATGGCCGGCACCGAGCAGGCCGACGTCACCGTGACCAGCTGGGACGGCACCGGAGCGGACACCGACACCTCGGACGGTCGCGCCTACGTCCGTGCCATCGGCGGGCACGCCTCGTTCTCCTACGCCACGGTGTCCTCGCTCGGGTTCTGGAGCGGGAACACGGGCGGCCTCGCCCTGACCGGCACCGACACACCCGGGACGTTCCAGGACGCCCCGGCCGCCGCGGACCCCGTGGCCCCGGCCGGCGCCCGCCTGCTGCCCGAGGCGGACCTGCAATCGCTCGCCGACCAGACGGAACTCGACTACAGCGTCGTCACCGCCGGCATCGACCACCTGACCGTCGAGGACAACGCCTACGGGCTCTTCATCACCAACGCCCGCGACATCGCGATCCGCGACACCGCGATCACCGGCAGCCTCGTGGACGGGCTGGTCCTGCACCGCTCCGTCACGGACGCCACCATCACCGGGACGACGTCGTCGGACAACGCGGTGGACGGCATCGCCGTCGGACGCTCCAGCGCCCGCGTGGAACTGCAGGACGTCACCGCCAGCGGCAACGGCCGCAACGGGCTCTCCCTCGACGGCCAGCCGCTCGCGGACGGCCCCAACGCCGTCGGGACCGCCGTGGTCACCTACGGCAGCAACCGTGTGGTCCGGAGCACGGTCGCGGACAACGGCCGCTACGGCATCGAACTCAGCGGCGGCGACAACCTCAGGGTCACGGGCAACACCATCCGCGGCAACGAGGTCGGCATCGTCGTGAACTACGCAGCAGAAGGAGTCAGCATCATCGACAACGAGATCCGCGACCAGCGGCAGCAGGGCATCGCCGTCCGGGACGCGGGTGCGCACGCCGACATCCGGGGCAACACCGTCTCCGGCACCGACACGGGCGTGTACGTGCGCGACGCCTCCGCCGTCGTCACCGGCAACACCCTGAGTGCCATCTCCAGCCACGGCGTGACCCTCGTGGGAAGCGTGCCGGACACCCGGGTCACCGGCAACGACGTCAGCGGGGACGGCACCATCGCGATCTGGGACGAGACCTCCACCGGGGCGCTGGTCGAGGAGAACGACGTCCTTGACTGGCACCCCGCCGCCACCGTCCAGAGCGTCGTGAACTCCGTCTTCCAGCCGCTGACCTTCATCTGGCTGCTGCTCGGCGCACTCCTCGTGGCCACCGCGTTCACCCGCAAACGGCACCTGCGCGTCCGCACCATCAGCAACCCCTACGAGGAGCGGGTGCCGCTGACGGCCCTGAGCCGCGGCATCGTGCGCATCGACGACGTCAGGAACGCCCGATGA
- a CDS encoding Hsp70 family protein, translating to MGYGLSVDVGTSFTAAATFRTDGDGPGVPQVLSLGSRTAAIPTVVFLGADGTRLVGDAAERRGVAQPDRVAREFKRRMGDDIPLMVGGEQVLPQQLVAAVVRWVVGVATEREGGAPDAVTLTHPVGWGGHRTSLLRQALAEVGIGDVVLLTEPEAAALAYAAREKVPAGSTLAVYDLGGGTFDATVLRKTDADTFAVLGTPQGLERLGGADFDQEIFDHVLGSTDLPPADLEPAPGILAALSRLRKECTEAKEALSSDSEATVSVMMPGEHSQVRIVRSEFEAMIEPALGDTLVTLRSALESAGVRGEDLTAILLIGGSSRIPLVAQLLSEEFDRPLAVDVDPKASVALGAAFATSALDETAGGQEPGTGEEAGGPQGGAPVPPTNAAGFARTGPRTALVGAHGPAAMAPTRRLGVRIGAVAAAVALLGIATASATNAPNPFAALSGDQRAEAAEGPPPTAEASSQATAPDRTDGGAGVGPLLEPDDDGQTFLDTAEESVGTGPDAGQATASGEAEEEGAGSSAPTQRADPTRDAPKDTASQSPAPKGDTKPSPPRTSAPSPSAPKPGTAPVDPTPPTPAPSPTPAPPVTEAPPVAPPTTPPVPDPVTPPPVPDPTQPPADPAPTDPPPADPEPQPTVTLEPPAPADPPPSDPAPSSVTPES from the coding sequence ATGGGTTACGGTCTCAGCGTCGACGTAGGTACCAGTTTCACGGCAGCCGCCACCTTCCGGACGGACGGCGACGGCCCCGGCGTGCCGCAGGTCCTCTCCCTCGGCAGCCGGACTGCGGCCATCCCCACCGTCGTGTTCCTCGGGGCGGACGGTACCCGGCTGGTCGGCGACGCCGCCGAACGCCGGGGCGTCGCGCAGCCCGACCGCGTCGCGCGCGAGTTCAAACGGCGCATGGGCGACGACATCCCCCTCATGGTCGGCGGCGAACAGGTCCTCCCTCAGCAGCTCGTCGCCGCCGTCGTCCGCTGGGTCGTGGGTGTCGCCACCGAACGGGAGGGCGGAGCGCCCGACGCCGTCACCCTCACGCACCCCGTGGGCTGGGGCGGGCACCGCACCTCCCTGCTGCGGCAGGCCCTGGCCGAGGTCGGTATCGGCGACGTCGTCCTGCTGACCGAGCCCGAGGCGGCAGCGCTCGCATACGCCGCGCGGGAGAAGGTCCCCGCAGGCAGCACCCTCGCCGTCTACGACCTCGGCGGCGGGACCTTCGACGCGACGGTGCTCCGGAAGACCGACGCCGACACGTTCGCGGTCCTCGGCACGCCCCAGGGACTCGAGCGGCTCGGCGGGGCGGACTTCGACCAGGAGATCTTCGATCACGTCCTCGGGAGCACGGACCTCCCGCCGGCCGATCTCGAGCCGGCACCGGGGATCCTCGCCGCGCTGTCCCGCCTCCGGAAGGAGTGCACGGAGGCCAAGGAGGCCCTGTCCTCCGACTCCGAGGCCACGGTGTCCGTGATGATGCCCGGGGAGCATTCGCAGGTGCGTATCGTCCGGTCCGAATTCGAGGCGATGATCGAACCGGCCCTCGGCGACACGCTCGTGACCCTCCGCTCCGCCCTCGAGAGCGCCGGGGTGAGGGGCGAGGATCTCACCGCGATCCTGCTGATCGGCGGATCGTCACGCATCCCGCTCGTCGCCCAGCTCCTGTCCGAGGAGTTCGACCGCCCCCTGGCCGTCGACGTGGACCCCAAGGCATCGGTGGCCCTCGGCGCCGCCTTCGCCACCTCCGCCCTGGACGAGACGGCCGGCGGGCAGGAGCCCGGGACGGGGGAGGAGGCCGGCGGGCCGCAGGGTGGTGCGCCCGTCCCGCCCACCAACGCGGCAGGGTTCGCACGGACCGGCCCCCGCACCGCGCTGGTGGGCGCCCACGGTCCGGCAGCCATGGCGCCGACCCGGCGGCTGGGGGTGCGCATCGGGGCCGTCGCCGCCGCCGTGGCGCTGCTGGGGATCGCGACGGCGTCCGCCACGAATGCCCCGAATCCGTTCGCGGCACTGTCCGGTGACCAGCGGGCAGAGGCCGCCGAAGGGCCCCCGCCCACGGCAGAAGCCAGTTCCCAGGCCACCGCGCCGGACCGGACGGATGGCGGCGCGGGCGTCGGTCCGCTCCTGGAGCCGGACGACGACGGCCAGACCTTCCTGGACACGGCGGAGGAGAGCGTCGGCACGGGACCGGACGCCGGGCAGGCCACCGCGTCGGGCGAGGCCGAGGAGGAGGGCGCCGGTTCCTCCGCCCCCACGCAGCGGGCGGACCCGACGCGCGACGCCCCGAAGGACACCGCGTCGCAGAGCCCCGCGCCGAAGGGCGACACGAAACCCTCCCCGCCGCGCACCTCCGCGCCGTCCCCCTCCGCGCCGAAGCCCGGCACCGCCCCGGTCGACCCGACGCCGCCCACTCCCGCCCCCTCGCCGACGCCCGCGCCTCCCGTCACCGAGGCGCCGCCGGTGGCCCCTCCCACGACCCCGCCGGTCCCCGATCCCGTCACGCCGCCGCCGGTCCCGGATCCCACGCAGCCACCGGCGGACCCCGCACCCACCGACCCGCCTCCCGCCGATCCTGAACCGCAGCCCACCGTCACGCTCGAACCACCGGCGCCCGCCGATCCGCCGCCGAGCGACCCCGCGCCGTCGTCCGTCACCCCGGAGTCGTGA
- a CDS encoding LuxR C-terminal-related transcriptional regulator yields MTAHDVETGEPSLHGLPLDAATYEVVLALCLGFSIPGLVPPLLYNEGVSAERLAAEARAAGLVRPDGRPAPELRASMLRDADPYQVRRLQRALVDLYCSESLPLGPLARRLAADGLVDDRVAGVLAEEGTSLLGTDPAAALDLLERAVDAGADAVGTAPRRAEAALCAGDLDAASRILDTYFGHGCADPEPMLPDAARAVRVASALWAHRGMMSRAADVHRWAAGAGATGVDTLGALALLATGDATGARAMTSGGSPAASPSLVDVAHLLLAEGALQSLGPDPSGAVPLLIRSSDTLDATGRVSPAPELPACLAAIVALLAGNHQTASAVIQAALASGQGGRVSRPRLCLLGGWAAMLMDQPALARDFCDEACARDQRLTPRDHLLLQALEVGLARRAGDSAALVQAWQRARESLLHVSVDLFTLLPFTELVIAAARLRDSDALRPHLDEAWALLSTLGNPPLWSVPLHWSATQAALLLERPGDLAPHAAALVHQPSAYPLAATFALAGKAWVSVLAGRFDTGTVEAAAQGLAGAGFAWEGARLAGHAAARADDRRDMTRLLSCARDLRPARERITRPDVGPSPASTDPPGGRTPGSARTALPRRTAGAGPATRGPTTDGDGAPGADAGMRGPGGRRAGGPALSGREREIAQLVLQGRTYREISEEIFISPRTVEHHVARIRRRFGASSRSDLLARLRLSLGTTSVEASTAAPPPQGRGPDPLGSPDRGRRNP; encoded by the coding sequence GTGACCGCCCACGACGTGGAGACAGGCGAGCCCTCGCTCCACGGCCTGCCCCTCGACGCGGCGACCTACGAGGTGGTCCTCGCGCTGTGCCTCGGATTCTCGATCCCCGGACTCGTCCCGCCGCTGCTGTACAACGAGGGTGTGTCCGCCGAACGGCTGGCCGCCGAGGCGAGGGCCGCCGGCCTCGTGCGGCCGGACGGCCGTCCGGCGCCCGAGCTCAGGGCGTCCATGCTGCGCGACGCCGACCCCTACCAGGTGCGCCGGTTGCAGCGGGCCCTCGTGGACCTCTACTGCTCCGAATCGCTCCCCCTCGGCCCGCTTGCGCGCAGGCTCGCCGCGGACGGCCTCGTCGACGACCGCGTGGCCGGGGTGCTGGCCGAGGAGGGCACCTCGCTGCTGGGCACCGATCCCGCTGCGGCCCTCGACCTGCTCGAACGCGCGGTCGACGCCGGAGCCGACGCCGTGGGCACGGCTCCGCGCCGGGCCGAGGCAGCGCTCTGCGCCGGCGACCTCGACGCCGCCTCCCGCATCCTCGACACCTACTTCGGGCACGGGTGCGCCGACCCGGAACCGATGCTCCCCGATGCCGCGCGGGCCGTGCGCGTCGCCTCCGCGCTGTGGGCCCATCGGGGCATGATGTCCCGGGCGGCGGACGTGCACCGCTGGGCGGCGGGAGCAGGAGCAACCGGGGTGGATACCCTCGGCGCGCTGGCCCTGCTCGCCACGGGCGATGCGACGGGTGCCCGGGCGATGACCTCGGGCGGATCCCCGGCGGCGTCGCCGTCGCTGGTCGACGTCGCGCACCTCCTGCTTGCGGAGGGCGCCCTGCAGTCCCTCGGCCCCGACCCGTCCGGCGCCGTGCCCCTCCTCATCCGCTCGTCCGACACCCTCGACGCGACCGGGAGGGTGTCCCCGGCCCCCGAACTGCCCGCATGCCTCGCGGCGATCGTCGCGCTCCTCGCGGGAAACCACCAGACCGCGAGCGCCGTCATCCAGGCGGCGCTCGCGAGTGGGCAGGGCGGCCGGGTGTCGCGGCCCCGGCTCTGCCTCCTGGGTGGCTGGGCGGCCATGCTCATGGACCAGCCCGCCCTGGCACGGGACTTCTGCGACGAGGCCTGCGCACGGGATCAGCGCCTCACCCCGCGGGACCACCTCCTGCTGCAGGCGCTCGAGGTGGGACTGGCCCGGCGGGCCGGGGACAGTGCGGCACTCGTCCAGGCCTGGCAGCGTGCCCGTGAGTCGCTGCTGCACGTCTCCGTGGACCTCTTCACCCTCCTCCCCTTCACCGAACTGGTCATCGCAGCAGCCCGGCTCCGCGACTCCGACGCGCTCAGGCCCCATCTCGACGAGGCATGGGCGCTGCTCTCGACGCTCGGGAACCCGCCGCTGTGGTCCGTCCCCCTGCACTGGTCCGCAACCCAGGCCGCGCTCCTGCTCGAACGCCCGGGCGACCTCGCCCCGCACGCCGCGGCGCTGGTCCATCAGCCCTCCGCCTACCCCCTGGCGGCCACCTTCGCGCTCGCCGGCAAGGCCTGGGTCTCCGTCCTCGCCGGACGCTTCGACACCGGCACCGTCGAGGCGGCAGCGCAGGGCCTCGCAGGCGCGGGGTTCGCCTGGGAGGGGGCGCGCCTGGCCGGCCACGCGGCGGCACGGGCGGACGACCGTCGGGACATGACACGGCTGCTCTCCTGCGCGCGCGACCTGCGGCCTGCGCGCGAGCGGATCACGCGTCCCGACGTCGGGCCTTCCCCTGCAAGCACCGACCCGCCGGGGGGCCGGACCCCGGGGTCTGCCCGGACGGCACTCCCGCGCCGGACGGCCGGCGCCGGTCCCGCGACCCGCGGTCCCACGACGGATGGTGACGGGGCGCCGGGAGCCGACGCCGGGATGCGGGGTCCCGGGGGCCGGAGGGCAGGGGGCCCGGCGCTCAGCGGCCGTGAACGGGAGATCGCGCAGCTGGTCCTGCAGGGACGGACCTACCGCGAGATCAGCGAGGAGATCTTCATCTCCCCGCGGACCGTGGAGCACCATGTGGCGCGCATCCGGCGCCGCTTCGGCGCGTCGTCGCGCTCCGACCTGCTGGCACGGCTTCGGCTGTCGCTCGGGACCACCTCCGTGGAGGCCTCCACCGCCGCGCCTCCACCGCAGGGCAGGGGCCCGGACCCCCTGGGTTCCCCTGACCGGGGTCGACGAAACCCCTAA